TACGCCCAGGGCTACACACGTACTACAATGGTGGGCACAAAGGGCAGCGAAACCGCGAGGTCCAGCCAATCCCAAAAAAACCATCATAGTCCGGATTGCAGTCTGCAACTCGACTGCATGAAGTTGGAATCGCTAGTAATCCCGGATCAGCATGCCGGGGTGAATACGTTCCCGGGCCTTGTACACACCGCCCGTCACACCACGAAAGTCGGTTCTACCCGAAGCCGCCAGGCTAACCCGCAAGGGATGCAGGCGTCTACGGTAGGGCTGGTAATTGGGGTGAAGTCGTAACAAGGTAGCCGTAGGGGAACCTGCGGCTGGATCACCTCCTTATCGAAAAAACCCAACTCGCTGTTTATTTGCAAGGAACCTTGCCGTGTGGGCTTGTAGCTCAGGTGGTTAGAGCGCACGCCTGATAAGCGTGAGGTCGGAAGTTCAAGTCTTCCCAGGCCCACCAGAAAAGAGTGGGGGTGTAGCTCAGCTGGGAGAGCGCCTGCCTTGCACGCAGGAGGTCATCAGTTCGATCCTGTTCACCTCCACCAGTTTTCAGCCTTCAACGCTGGAGTGTCCATACACTACAGCGTCCAAGCCTGAGAGCTTGCAGCTCATTGACAGATGAATAGGTGAAGCGAAGAGAGTTAAGATGTTAAGGGCATACGGTGGATGCCTTGGCGTCAGAAGGCGATGAAGGACGTGGAAGGCTGCGATAAGCCTCGGTGAGCCGTCAAGCAGGCTTTGACCCGGGGATTTCCGAATGGGGCAACCCAACTGGAGTCATGTCCAGTTATCTCCCCGCTGAATACATAGGCGGGCAGAGGCGAACTCGGGGAAGTGAAACATCTCAGTACCCGAAGGAAAAGAAATCAACAGAGATTCCGTCAGTAGCGGCGAGCGAACACGGATTAGCCTAAACCGCCTGGTTTCGACCCGGCGGGGTTGTAGGGCTCCGATAATCGATCCGCAAGTAGATAGCAGAACGGTCTGGAAAGTCCGGCCATAGCGAGTGACAGCCTCGTATGCGAAATCGAACCCGGCGAGCGGAGTACCTGAGTAGGGCGGGACACGTGAAATCCCGTCTGAATCCGGGAGGACCATCTTCCAAGGCTAAATACTCCCTGACGACCGATAGTGTACCAGTACCGTGAGGGAAAGGTGAAAAGAACCCCTGTTAGGGGAGTGCAATAGAACCTGAAACCGTATGCCTACAAGCAGTGGGAGCCCCTTTAAGGGGTGACCGCGTGCCTTTTGCATAATGGGCCAGCGAGTTAATCTGTAGTGCAAGGTTAAGTCGATGAGACGGAGCCGTAGCGAAAGCGAGTCTTAAATGGGCGACTAGTAGTGCGGATTAGACCCGAAGCCGGGTGATCTATCCATGAGCAGGTTGAAGCTTGGGTAAAGCCAAGTGGAGGACCGAACCGTTGTAAGTTGAAAATTACTCGGATGACTTGTGGATAGGGGTGAAAGGCCAATCAAACTCGGTGATAGCTGGTTCTCTCCGAAATATATTGAGGTATAGCCTCGGGAGTTTACTTGCGGAGGTAGAGCACTGACAGGGCTAGGGGGCTTACCCGCTTACCAAACCCTTTCAAACTCCGAATGCCGTAAGTCGAGATCCCGGGAGTCAGACCGCGGGTGATAAGGTTCGTGGTCAAGAGGGAAAGAGCCCAGACCGACAGCTAAGGCCCCCAAATCCATACTAAGTGGGAAAGGAGGTGAAGTCGCTCAGACAGCCAGGAGGTTGGCTTAGAAGCAGCCACCCTTTAAAGAAAGCGTAATAGCTCACTGGTCTAGCGACTTTGCGCCGAAAATGTAACGGGGCTCAAGTATGGTGCCGAAGCTTCGGAATCGTATCTCTGATACGGTTGGTAGGAGAGCGTTCCCATGTGGGATGAAGGTGGATTGGAAAGTCCGCTGGACTGATGGGAAGTGAATATGCTGGCATGAGTAACGAAAAAACAGGTGAAAAACCTGTTCGCCGTAAACCCAAGGTTTCCTGGGTAAAGTTAATCTTCCCAGGGTGAGTCGGCCCCTAAGGCGAGGCTGAAAAGCGTAGCTGATGGGAAACGGGTTAATATTCCCGTACCTGCATATGTTCGTTCGAACGATGGGGGGACGCAGGAAGGTAGGTCATCCGGGCGTTGGATATCCCGGTGCAAGTTGGTAGGGATGCGACACAGGCAAATCCATGTCGCTCTATCCCGAGAAACGATGCCGTGTCGTCAGACATAAGTGACTGAGCCTCCACTGCCGAGAAAAGCCTCTAAGTGAGAACATAAGCAGACCGTACCGCAAACCGACACAGGTGGGTGGGGTGAGTAACCCAAGGCGTTTGAGAGAACTCTGGTTAAGGAACTCGGCAAAATTACCCCGTAACTTCGGGAGAAGGGGTGCCACCTCCGGTGATCGTATTCACTGTGTGAGCTGGAGGTGGCCGCAGAGAAATGGCGGTGGCGACTGTTTACTAAAAACATAGGACTCTGCTAAGTCGTAAGACAACGTATAGGGTCTGACGCCTGCCCGGTGCTGGAAGGTTAAGAGGAGATGTCAGCGCAAGCGAAGCATTGAATTGAAGCCCCAGTAAACGGCGGCCGTAACTATAACGGTCCTAAGGTAGCGAAATTCCTTGTCGGGTAAGTTCCGACCTGCACGAATGGCGTAACGATCTCCGCACTGTCTCAACCAGAGGCTCAGTGAAATTGAATTGGCGGTGAAGATGCCGTCTCCCCGCAGAAAGACGGAAAGACCCTGTGCACCTTTACTATAGCTTGACATTGGATCTTGAACCATCATGTGTAGGATAGGTGGGAGACTGTGAAACGGGTACGCCAGTATCCGCGGAGTCATCCTTGAAATACCACCCTTGTTGGTTTAGGATTCTAATCCAACGCCGTAATCCGGCTTGGAGACAGTGTCTGGTGGGTAGTTTGACTGGGGCGGTCGCCTCCCAAAGAGTAACGGAGGCGCGCAAAGGTTCCCTCAGGCTGATCGGAAACCAGCCGTCGAGTGCAAACGCATAAGGGAGCTTGACTGCGAGACAGACATGTCGAGCAGGTACGAAAGTAGGTGTTAGTGATCCGGTGGTCCCGAATGGAAGGGCCATCGCTCATCGGATAAAAGGTACGCCGGGGATAACAGGCTGATCGCATCCAAGAGTTCACATCGACGATGCGGTTTGGCACCTCGATGTCGGCTCATCACATCCTGGGGCTGGAGCAGGTCCCAAGGGTACGGCTGTTCGCCGTTTAAAGTGGTACGCGAGCTGGGTTTAAAACGTCGTGAGACAGTTTGGTCCCTATCTTCTGTGGGCGTAGGAGAATTGAGTGGGCCTGTTCCTAGTACGAGAGGACCGGAATGGACGATCCCCTGGTGGACCTGTTGTCGCGCCAGCGGCACAGCAGGGTAGCTATGATCGGAATGGATAACCGCTGAAAGCATCTAAGCGGGAAACCAGCCACAAGATAAGTTCTCCCTTGTCGAAAGACACTCAAGATCCCAGGAAGACTACCTGGTAGATAGGCCGGAAGTGTAAGTGCAGTAATGTATTCAGCTGACCGGTACTAATAGATCGTGAGTCTTAACTCTCTTCCTTCACCTGTTTCTCTACATATCTCGTCCTGGTGACCAAGGCGGAGGGGACACACCCGATACCCATTCCGAACTCGGAAGTTAAGACCTCCAGCGCCAATGATACTGCCAGCTCACTGGTGGGAAAGTAGGTCGTCGCCAGGACCTTTTTTTATTTCGAAACCCCTTTCTCTATATCTCCCTCATAGCTCCATAACTATACTGAGACGAAGATACTGTTTTCAACTTGCCGTCGGTGGATCAGTCTGTCTGCGGTTGTCTGCTTTCTTATTTCAATCTCTCCCTGTCTGAATACGTGTGAGCTCTGCTCTGCCACGAAGAGATCTCACCCCTGTCTCTCCACTTCGCTATGTAGATAGTAGGCACTATCCCACAGCTCTGCTTGTTCGAGATACCTCCAGATAGCTACTGTCTCCACAGGCCTTCCTCTGCATAAGTGAAGACGCCCTCCCATATGCTTCTCCTCAGCTGTTTTGCGTATTACTATCTCTTGGCCAGCTCCGTAAGTCTCTCCAGCACAACGGCTGCATGGCCGGCCGCCTTCACTTCGGGCCAGACATGGCGGACAATACCTTCAGGATCGATCAGCACGGTGGACCGGACCACACCCATATACTCCCGTCCGTAGTTCTTCTTCAGCCGCCACGCCCCAAAGGCTTCCAGCGTCTCGTGCCCGGCATCACTTAAAAGTCCCACACCAAGATTATGCTTGGTCATAAAATTTCGGTGGGTTTTCACGGAATCAGGGCTTACACCCAAAATCACCGCGCTGAGAGATGTAAACTGGCCCTGGAGTTTGCTGAATTCCTTGGCTTCCAGTGTGCATCCCGGAGTATTGTCTTTGGGGTAGAAGTATAAAACCACCCACTGTCCACGTAAATCATCAAGCCGGACCTCGGTTCCTTCCGCATTGGGCAGACAGAAGCCGGGAGCCTGTGTGCCGGATTCGAGTATGGGACTATCGGCCATGATTGCCTCCTTTGATGTCGGTTGCTGCCAATTGATTTCAAATCTGCGCCGGGATGTTCAGAGACTGGCGGCGTTTAAACCGGCCAGATAGCCTGACGACAAAGCCGCCTGGAGATTGAAGCCTCCGGTATCCGCGTCCATATCCAGCACTTCTCCAGCCAGAAACAGCCCAGGCTGCACGCGCGATTGCATGGTTTTAGGGTTCACCTCGCACAGCGGCACACCTCCCGCCGTGACGATGGCCTCCCGCAAGGGACGGCAGGCAGTGATTGTGAAGCGCAGTTCCTTCAGCCAGTTCCTGAGGATCTTGCGTTCCGCTGCGGAAACCTGATGAGCGGCTTTGGTTCCGGACAGACCGGTCTGGTCCAGGCAGACGGGAATGAGTTTTGGGGGTAGCAGGCCGCGAAGCAGGTTTTCCACGAACATTTTGCCGTGGTCATCCAGATCCCGCAACAGCCGGGTATCAAGCTTGGCCGGATCGAGAGCGGGCTTCAGATCGATCAGGATTTCGGTTTTTTTCCTGGCTTCCAGGGCCTGTACGGCGGCTTTGCTCAAGGTGAGAATGATGGGACCGGACAGGCCGAAGTGGGTGAAGAGCATTTCGCCCATTTCCGAGCCTGTTTTTTTGCCGTCCACACGCAGTTCGGCGCGGACGTTCTTAAGCGAGAGGCCTTGCAGGCGGGTCGCTGTGTCGCCTTCCGTGACCAGAGGGACAAGGGCCGGTCTGGGGGAAACAATGCTGTGTCCCAGGGAGGTGCCCAGTGCGTAGCCGTCTCCGGTGGAGCCGGTGGCGGGATAGGACGCGCCCCCCGTGGCCAGTACGACATGGCGGCCCCGGTGGGTCTGGTCCGAGAAAAGTTCAAAGCCTGTGTCCGTGAACTGGATTTTCCGGATGCGTCGGCCTGTCTGGATAGCCGCGCCCTGATTCTTCACGTTGCGGACCAGAGCGTCTACCAAGTCTTGGGCGTTGTCGTTTTCGGGAAAAATGCGGCCGCCGCGTTCCACTTTGGTGGGCACGCCCAGGCGTGCAAAAAATTCCACGCTGTCTTCGGTGAAAAAATGGCTGAAGGCCGGGCGCAGGAAGCGGAATCCCTTACCGAAATGATTCAGGAAGTCATCCATGGGCGCGGTGTTGCCGATATTGCCCCGGCCTTTGCCGCAGATGCGCAGCTTCCGTCCGGGACGGTCCATGCGCTCCAGAAGCAGGGTGGAAGCTCCGCGTCCGGCAGCTGTGGCGGCGGCCATGAGACCGGCCGGTCCCCCGCCGATGACGATGACGTCAAACATCGCGCTCTCTTCGTGTCTTCGTGCAGCCATGTTGTGCTTCAGTGCCCCGTTGGATCATATCTTTTACTTGGATTCACTCGGAGCCACGTCTGTCTGTGGGCGGGAACCGGCACAAGTTTCCGGTTGAGGTCCGCCTTTTTTTATGCTGAATTGCCCGCGCCATGACAGAACATTCCCCTCAGACAGCCACTGGCAACATCTCGCGCAACCCTTTGCGCAGACTCTACGACTGGACTCTGCACTGGGCCGCCACACCGTACGCTCTGCCCGCCCTGGCGGTGCTCTCTTTTGCTGAAAGTTCCTTTTTTCCGGTG
Above is a window of Desulfomicrobium orale DSM 12838 DNA encoding:
- a CDS encoding NAD(P)/FAD-dependent oxidoreductase; protein product: MFDVIVIGGGPAGLMAAATAAGRGASTLLLERMDRPGRKLRICGKGRGNIGNTAPMDDFLNHFGKGFRFLRPAFSHFFTEDSVEFFARLGVPTKVERGGRIFPENDNAQDLVDALVRNVKNQGAAIQTGRRIRKIQFTDTGFELFSDQTHRGRHVVLATGGASYPATGSTGDGYALGTSLGHSIVSPRPALVPLVTEGDTATRLQGLSLKNVRAELRVDGKKTGSEMGEMLFTHFGLSGPIILTLSKAAVQALEARKKTEILIDLKPALDPAKLDTRLLRDLDDHGKMFVENLLRGLLPPKLIPVCLDQTGLSGTKAAHQVSAAERKILRNWLKELRFTITACRPLREAIVTAGGVPLCEVNPKTMQSRVQPGLFLAGEVLDMDADTGGFNLQAALSSGYLAGLNAASL
- a CDS encoding peroxiredoxin, whose translation is MADSPILESGTQAPGFCLPNAEGTEVRLDDLRGQWVVLYFYPKDNTPGCTLEAKEFSKLQGQFTSLSAVILGVSPDSVKTHRNFMTKHNLGVGLLSDAGHETLEAFGAWRLKKNYGREYMGVVRSTVLIDPEGIVRHVWPEVKAAGHAAVVLERLTELAKR